The DNA segment GAAAGCTGCCCGGACGTGCAGGTGATCGTCGGGCTGGAGGCACGTGGCTTTCTGTTTAGCTTGCTGATTGCGGCGGAACTGGGCATCGCCTCGGTGCCAATACGGAAGAAGGGTAAACTGCCCGGATCCTGCGCCCAGCAGGGGTACGTGCTGGAGTATGGAACTGTAAgttgcccttttttccatCCGCGCCATCAGTCTTTTTACAACTCCTCCGATTGTGTGATGTTTTAGGATGTGTTTGAAATACAGCAAGGAAGCATTACCTCCGGGCAGAAGGTGCTGATAATAGACGATCTGTTGGCCACCGGCGGCACGATGGATGCAGCCAACAAGCTCGTCCAGCAGCTCGGCGGAGTGGTGGAGCGAAACGTAGTGATCATAGAGCTGACGGAGCTAGGCGGCAGGAAGAAGCTTGAAGCTTCCGGCTCAAACGTACATTCCTTTATACAGTACCACGATGTAGAATgaggcggtggtggtagttAACATTTGCCAATTGCATGCTAATTATTAGCAACCGACAGCAACATTGCAAAAGACATCCTATACAGGCTAAGTTAGCGAGAGCTGGTGcagttcgtttttgttttgtaatttgcTTTACTTCCGGCTCAAATGATACGATCGACTCGTTTTCGATTTAAAACTCACCGTACACCGTTAGTCGTTAAAATCTCAGGTCAATAGCAATATGCCGGTAGCCATACGTTAGTGAAATATAGACCGCAAGCTCAAACAAATAAAGGCGACACCTTTACACAACATTTAGCCGAAggattttaaatattaataattaattaaataattttaaattaagattttagtaaaaaaaacgcaacccaAAGCGAGAGGGTTGAAAAATGTGCGCCTTTTTCTCACCTGCCTTGGTTGGCGTGCATACCTTTCCCTGTCGGTGTATTGGTAAGCGCGATCGCGCCTAAACGAACGCTCCTGCCTTCTCCACCGAACGCtcaaaagagagcgagagcatgCTATGTGCTGTTTTCCATGATCTTCGCTTTGTTACCTGGCAGCAGCACAGCC comes from the Anopheles coluzzii chromosome 2, AcolN3, whole genome shotgun sequence genome and includes:
- the LOC120950938 gene encoding adenine phosphoribosyltransferase, translated to MSADQSANVELIKKHIGEYPDFPKKGILFKDIFTALRHGEVCKAIKSVLVSYVRESCPDVQVIVGLEARGFLFSLLIAAELGIASVPIRKKGKLPGSCAQQGYVLEYGTDVFEIQQGSITSGQKVLIIDDLLATGGTMDAANKLVQQLGGVVERNVVIIELTELGGRKKLEASGSNVHSFIQYHDVE